A segment of the Echinicola strongylocentroti genome:
AATTGAAAAAGTTCTAATCTTCAGTGACCAAATAGCAGAGCTATATGCAATGAATAAGGCCGTGGAGGCAACCAAAAAAAGGGATAATGGCCAATAACATTTGGATAGATCACCTACAAAAGGTAGAAGAAGTAAGGGAGCTTCAGCGTAAGTATTTCGAGACCAAAAGCAAGTTGTACTTAGCAAAGTCAAAGGTTGCTGAGGTGGAACTGGATCAGATGACCAGGAATTTAAAGAAAATAGCAATTGAAAAAGGTATGTATAATTAGAGGGTAATATTTTTTTACCCTATTTATCAACCAAAAGTTGAATTTAGTTTATGGAAAGTTTGTATAGACAAAAGTACCAAGATAAAAAGCTAAGCTGGCTGTTGGAAAAAGCTCAAGAAGCCTTTAACAGGTATATCAGAAAGAGGGATAACAACAACCCTAGAAAGGGATTTTTCACATGTATATCATGCGGAAAGGTAAGGGATGAAAAGTACCTTCAAGCTGGCCACTATATGCCGGCAGGATCCAACGCTCCTGTAAGATTTGACGAAATGAACGTACATGGGCAGTGTGTAGAATGTAACACCTATCTGCATGGTAATCAGGAGGCATACAGAAGGGGCCTAGTAAGGAAGTACGGAGAAGAGGCGGTGGAGGATCTGGAACTTAAAGCCAAACAGATGTGGAAATGGTCCAGGCCTGAAATAATAGCAATCATTACAGATTACAGGGCAAAGGTGAAGGAGGTGAACTATGACTAATATGAATAGCAACGAAATTAGAATAGGAAACCTGGTTTACCCGAAAGGATCATCCACCCTATCCCA
Coding sequences within it:
- a CDS encoding recombination protein NinG; translated protein: MESLYRQKYQDKKLSWLLEKAQEAFNRYIRKRDNNNPRKGFFTCISCGKVRDEKYLQAGHYMPAGSNAPVRFDEMNVHGQCVECNTYLHGNQEAYRRGLVRKYGEEAVEDLELKAKQMWKWSRPEIIAIITDYRAKVKEVNYD